A genomic window from Candidatus Andeanibacterium colombiense includes:
- a CDS encoding PQQ-dependent dehydrogenase, methanol/ethanol family, whose protein sequence is MRAAFVGLLALAACSKGYEPPKVDTSVYGAGDNWDNPGGDWAGSHFSRLGDITKDNAGQLGLAWQYDLGTARVQESTPVVIDGVMYASGNLGRVYALDAASGKPLWTFTPKVDMQANRAACCDQANRGVQVTDGKIFVGALDGVLYALDAKTGAVDWQVDTIADHKRGYTISGAPEIAGDLVVIGNAGAEYDTRGYVTAYDLRTGKQAWRFYTIPHDPADGPQETPELEAALKTWDPKSRWDIGGGGTAWDAINYDPQFDQVLIGAGNGGPYPISNRSPRGGDNLYLDSVIAVDRKTGKMKWYYQETPQDSWDLTATQPMMLADMTVGGKKRPVLLHAPKNGFFYVLDRETGKPLAANAIVRTSWADKVDLTTGKPHLTPEFGDYGKGPKIVFPSSTGARNWHPAAFDPTRGLYFASVVDMGNLMFIPPGQERPAHKPYNMNASAALIFTEDLQAAMPTLPPAMQQAIMKLPQWQWVKDNPASSEMRAIDPLTGKTKWAAPRDGYQDRGGVLATQSGLVIYGTVSGKLLVRDSDTGKLLASIDTGSSMLAAPMTYRVNGVQYVAVQAGWGGGGWGFVPAYAAAYNKGNANRLLVFRIGGGKVPIPADLPPLQPAPEPPAQLPGVTPQTIALGSALFTANCSLCHSNQPRAPLPDLRRLDKGIHAAFDQIVLKGLLVQGGMPRWDDTLKPDEVKAIHAFLIDEQGKVRKRELALKAAGKPLDSRTLTILSSF, encoded by the coding sequence ATGAGGGCTGCCTTTGTTGGGCTGCTCGCGCTTGCCGCCTGCTCCAAGGGCTATGAGCCGCCCAAGGTCGACACTTCGGTCTATGGCGCGGGCGACAATTGGGACAATCCCGGCGGCGACTGGGCAGGCAGCCATTTTTCGCGCCTGGGCGACATCACCAAGGACAATGCTGGCCAGCTCGGCCTCGCATGGCAATACGACCTCGGCACCGCGCGGGTACAGGAATCGACCCCGGTGGTGATCGATGGGGTGATGTATGCCTCGGGCAATCTCGGCCGGGTCTATGCGCTCGATGCGGCGAGCGGGAAGCCCTTGTGGACCTTCACCCCGAAGGTCGACATGCAGGCGAACCGCGCGGCCTGCTGCGATCAGGCCAATCGCGGCGTGCAGGTGACGGACGGCAAAATCTTCGTCGGCGCGCTCGACGGGGTGCTCTACGCGCTCGATGCGAAGACCGGCGCGGTCGACTGGCAAGTCGACACGATCGCCGATCACAAGCGCGGCTACACGATCAGCGGCGCGCCCGAGATCGCCGGCGATCTGGTGGTGATCGGCAATGCCGGCGCCGAATACGATACGCGCGGCTACGTCACCGCCTATGACCTGCGCACCGGCAAGCAGGCCTGGCGCTTCTACACCATCCCGCACGATCCGGCGGACGGTCCCCAGGAAACGCCGGAGCTCGAAGCCGCGCTGAAGACCTGGGATCCGAAAAGCCGCTGGGATATCGGCGGCGGCGGCACCGCGTGGGATGCGATCAATTACGATCCGCAGTTCGACCAGGTGCTGATCGGGGCGGGCAATGGCGGCCCCTATCCGATCTCCAACCGCTCGCCCCGCGGCGGCGACAATCTCTATCTCGATTCGGTCATCGCGGTCGACCGCAAGACCGGCAAGATGAAGTGGTATTACCAGGAAACCCCGCAGGACAGCTGGGACCTGACCGCGACCCAGCCGATGATGCTGGCCGACATGACTGTCGGGGGCAAAAAGCGCCCGGTGCTGCTCCATGCGCCGAAGAACGGCTTCTTCTACGTGCTCGACCGCGAGACCGGCAAGCCGCTCGCCGCCAATGCGATCGTGCGGACCAGCTGGGCCGACAAGGTCGATCTCACCACCGGCAAGCCGCATCTGACGCCGGAGTTCGGCGATTACGGCAAGGGGCCGAAGATCGTGTTTCCCTCCAGCACCGGCGCGCGCAACTGGCACCCGGCGGCGTTCGATCCGACCCGCGGGCTGTATTTCGCCTCGGTGGTCGACATGGGGAATTTGATGTTCATTCCGCCCGGGCAGGAACGCCCGGCGCACAAGCCCTATAATATGAATGCGTCGGCCGCGCTGATCTTCACTGAGGATTTGCAGGCCGCGATGCCCACGCTGCCGCCCGCGATGCAGCAGGCGATCATGAAGCTGCCGCAATGGCAGTGGGTGAAGGACAATCCGGCGAGCTCGGAAATGCGCGCGATCGATCCGCTCACCGGCAAGACCAAGTGGGCCGCGCCGCGGGACGGCTACCAGGATCGCGGCGGGGTGCTCGCGACCCAGTCCGGCCTGGTCATCTACGGCACGGTCTCGGGCAAATTACTCGTGCGCGATTCGGATACGGGCAAATTGCTCGCCTCGATCGACACCGGCTCCTCGATGCTCGCCGCGCCGATGACCTACCGGGTCAACGGCGTACAATATGTCGCGGTGCAGGCCGGGTGGGGCGGCGGCGGGTGGGGCTTCGTCCCCGCCTATGCCGCGGCGTACAACAAGGGCAATGCGAACCGGCTGCTGGTGTTCAGGATCGGCGGCGGCAAGGTGCCGATCCCGGCCGATCTCCCCCCGCTGCAGCCCGCGCCCGAACCGCCCGCGCAATTGCCCGGGGTGACGCCGCAGACGATCGCGCTGGGTTCGGCCCTGTTCACCGCGAATTGCTCGCTGTGCCATTCGAACCAGCCGCGCGCGCCGCTGCCGGATCTGCGCCGGCTCGACAAGGGCATCCACGCTGCGTTCGACCAGATCGTGCTGAAGGGCCTGCTGGTCCAGGGCGGCATGCCGCGCTGGGATGACACGCTGAAGCCCGACGAGGTCAAGGCGATCCACGCCTTCCTGATCGATGAGCAGGGCAAGGTCCGCAAACGCGAACTGGCGCTGAAAGCGGCCGGCAAGCCGCTCGATTCCCGCACCCTCACTATTCTGTCCAGCTTCTAG
- a CDS encoding TonB-dependent receptor, giving the protein MTMRVCLLAGVACAVFAAPAFAQDDSPAAAPDYDNPPIIVTGHGLEATPSVIAYSTVTLDAEQITATGSGRIEDALMNIAGFQQFRRSDSRSANPTAQGVTLRALGGNAASRTLVVLDGVPMVDPFFGHVPLSAIDPNLIDSIRVTKGGGSGPFGAGALSGTIEMTSADAAALGPVSGQVLVNDRGETEAEAALTSRWDSGFAVVSGRWDRGEGFWTTPKDQRVAASARARFDDWSAGARVVQSLGGDVELQVKGLAFESNRTLRFQGADNWTQGEDLSARLIGRGEWQFDVLGYGQWRNFSNIVVSSSTYTKTLDQRNTPATGIGGKAEVRPPVGGGHTLRLGSDFRQSDGDLQEYRFIASGAGNGYRVAGGTNSDLGFFAEDDYSIGPVMITGGVRADRWSIRDGYQLNYNQNGTLTTAPADNNNPAYPSRSGWDFSWRAGATADVMRGVRVRAAAYTGLRQPTVNELYRPFVVFPVTTRANPDLDNERLRGYEAGLDFTAAKGVQFGLTLFDNKVKDAIANVTLSSSPSATIRQRQNVDAIRSKGIELSANVGSGPVKFTGSLTYVDAKVEASGAQAGLDGNRPSQTPDFAASGTLSWEPWDKWRLAATVRYVADQFEGDDETGVLPAATTVDLFAEVPIKGKLSLVLRAENLLDETVYTRNQDGSIDVDTPRTVWAGFRFGY; this is encoded by the coding sequence ATGACAATGAGGGTTTGCCTGCTCGCCGGTGTCGCTTGTGCCGTCTTCGCCGCCCCCGCTTTCGCGCAGGACGATAGCCCCGCGGCCGCGCCGGATTACGACAATCCGCCGATCATCGTCACGGGCCACGGGCTTGAGGCGACCCCCTCGGTCATCGCCTATTCGACCGTCACCCTCGACGCCGAACAGATCACCGCGACCGGCTCGGGCCGGATCGAGGATGCGCTGATGAATATCGCGGGCTTCCAGCAGTTCCGCCGGTCCGACAGCCGCTCCGCCAACCCGACCGCGCAGGGCGTCACCCTGCGCGCGCTCGGCGGCAATGCCGCCAGCCGCACGCTGGTGGTGCTCGACGGCGTGCCGATGGTCGATCCGTTCTTCGGCCATGTTCCGCTTTCGGCGATCGACCCCAATCTGATCGATTCGATCCGCGTGACCAAGGGCGGTGGCTCCGGCCCGTTCGGCGCGGGCGCGCTGTCGGGCACGATCGAGATGACGAGTGCCGATGCGGCCGCGCTCGGCCCGGTCAGCGGCCAGGTCCTGGTCAACGACCGCGGCGAGACCGAGGCCGAAGCGGCGCTGACGTCGCGGTGGGACAGCGGCTTCGCGGTGGTCAGCGGCCGGTGGGACCGGGGCGAGGGCTTCTGGACCACGCCCAAGGACCAGCGCGTGGCAGCGTCCGCGCGGGCGCGGTTCGACGATTGGTCGGCGGGCGCGCGGGTGGTCCAGTCGCTTGGCGGCGACGTGGAACTGCAGGTGAAGGGCCTCGCGTTCGAGAGCAACCGCACGCTGCGCTTCCAGGGCGCGGATAACTGGACGCAGGGCGAAGACCTCAGCGCACGGCTGATCGGCCGCGGCGAGTGGCAGTTCGACGTGCTCGGCTATGGCCAGTGGCGCAATTTCTCGAACATCGTGGTCTCGTCGAGCACCTACACCAAGACGCTCGACCAGCGGAACACGCCGGCCACCGGGATCGGGGGCAAGGCCGAGGTCCGCCCGCCAGTCGGCGGTGGGCACACGCTGCGGCTGGGAAGCGACTTCCGCCAGTCCGACGGCGATCTGCAGGAATACCGCTTCATCGCAAGCGGCGCGGGCAATGGCTACCGCGTTGCCGGCGGCACCAACAGCGATCTCGGCTTCTTCGCCGAGGACGATTACTCGATCGGGCCTGTGATGATCACCGGCGGCGTCCGCGCCGACCGTTGGAGCATCCGCGACGGCTACCAGCTGAACTACAACCAGAACGGTACGCTCACCACCGCGCCGGCCGACAACAACAATCCGGCCTATCCCTCGCGCTCGGGCTGGGACTTCTCGTGGCGTGCCGGGGCGACGGCCGATGTGATGCGCGGGGTGCGGGTGCGCGCGGCGGCCTACACCGGGCTGCGCCAGCCGACGGTGAACGAGCTTTACCGGCCCTTCGTTGTGTTCCCGGTGACCACCCGGGCCAATCCGGATCTCGATAACGAGCGTCTGCGCGGCTACGAGGCGGGGCTCGATTTCACCGCCGCCAAGGGCGTCCAGTTCGGCCTGACCCTGTTCGACAACAAGGTGAAGGACGCGATCGCCAACGTCACCCTCAGCTCCAGCCCGAGCGCGACGATCCGCCAGCGCCAGAATGTCGATGCGATCCGTTCGAAGGGGATCGAGCTTTCGGCCAATGTCGGCAGCGGCCCGGTCAAGTTCACCGGATCGCTCACCTATGTCGATGCGAAGGTCGAGGCGAGCGGGGCGCAGGCCGGCCTCGACGGCAACCGCCCGTCGCAGACCCCGGACTTCGCCGCCAGCGGCACGTTGAGCTGGGAACCGTGGGACAAGTGGCGCCTCGCCGCGACGGTGCGCTATGTCGCCGATCAGTTCGAAGGCGACGACGAGACCGGCGTACTACCGGCCGCAACCACGGTCGATCTGTTCGCGGAGGTGCCGATCAAGGGCAAACTCAGCCTGGTGCTGCGCGCGGAAAACCTGCTCGACGAGACGGTCTATACGCGCAACCAGGACGGTTCGATCGACGTCGACACGCCGCGCACGGTGTGGGCGGGGTTCCGGTTCGGCTATTGA
- a CDS encoding methyltransferase, producing MIFVRDLGAMERFYRDIVGLVPVETSRQADWVEFEGGFSLHRIPQHILGGLSPLGGDLRESGSTKLGFSVASVAAEVARLRGLGVPVIERPWGGFDFTDPEGNIGELEGPPGAVQTVPPMTLEPASEPEPLSAPESQPAKHGLFDHRIPPLVVTLLFCWLMGAIAGMAPFASLILPMRGLVAGPIALVGLLLMLIASVQFRSARTTVDPLHPAAARLLVTGGLFRLSRNPIYLGMLVVLLGWAVFLGNPLTLLGAWLFTLFLGRFQILPEERALRAQFGDELDAYAARVRRWI from the coding sequence ATGATCTTCGTGCGCGATCTGGGCGCGATGGAGCGCTTTTATCGCGACATCGTCGGACTGGTGCCGGTCGAGACGAGCCGGCAGGCCGACTGGGTCGAGTTCGAGGGCGGCTTTTCGCTGCACCGGATCCCCCAGCATATACTCGGCGGTCTCTCGCCGCTCGGCGGCGACTTGCGCGAGTCCGGCTCGACCAAGCTCGGTTTCTCGGTGGCGAGTGTCGCTGCCGAAGTCGCGCGGCTGCGCGGACTCGGTGTGCCGGTGATCGAGCGGCCTTGGGGCGGGTTCGATTTCACCGATCCGGAAGGGAACATCGGTGAACTCGAGGGGCCGCCCGGAGCGGTCCAAACCGTGCCGCCGATGACACTCGAGCCCGCGTCCGAGCCCGAACCTTTGTCCGCACCGGAGTCGCAACCCGCCAAACACGGGCTGTTCGACCACCGCATCCCGCCGTTGGTCGTGACCCTGCTGTTCTGCTGGCTGATGGGCGCGATTGCCGGGATGGCACCCTTCGCGAGTTTAATCCTGCCGATGCGTGGCTTGGTCGCCGGGCCGATTGCGCTCGTCGGCCTGCTGCTGATGTTGATAGCCTCGGTGCAGTTCCGCAGCGCAAGGACCACGGTCGATCCGCTCCACCCCGCTGCTGCGAGGCTCCTCGTCACCGGCGGGCTGTTCCGCCTGTCGCGCAATCCGATCTATCTCGGGATGCTGGTGGTGCTGCTCGGCTGGGCGGTGTTCCTCGGCAACCCGCTGACGTTGCTTGGCGCGTGGCTGTTTACCCTGTTCCTCGGGCGATTCCAGATCTTGCCGGAGGAGCGCGCGCTGCGGGCGCAGTTCGGGGACGAGCTCGATGCCTATGCGGCGAGGGTTCGCCGCTGGATCTGA
- a CDS encoding FAD-dependent oxidoreductase, whose amino-acid sequence MAEKKDVIVVGAGPVGMLTALALAQTGASVTVIEQEPHIVNSPRAAVYFPSTLVILEELGLLDELNAIGFQNRTFGTHVPEFGYTSVVTTEPIEGIPYDYQLHAGQHDVARVAMEHARKLGVEVLFEHEVAALEDGPDGVTVTVKTAAGEQALSAKWLIGADGARSTVRRLAGIEFEGHTWPERFVATNVKFDFRTLGYQQANFVCDPVNMAVIAQLDRDGLWRCTYMEDSALPLETYEERIHQRYEHFMQGSKAYELVSASPYMLHQRAAETLHKGHVLLAGDAAHATNPCGGLGLTSGVWTGMVLADILGAVLRGEEDESILDRYSDERRRIFWDIVTPAATDNKRMLQESDPEQRQKDLDAVKALSDDPDSGAMLMLFAYKVIGDLLRRNSRWKDADPTPRVKLDIAARQHQIH is encoded by the coding sequence ATGGCCGAGAAGAAGGATGTGATCGTGGTTGGCGCCGGGCCGGTCGGGATGCTGACCGCGCTAGCGCTGGCGCAGACCGGGGCGAGCGTGACGGTGATCGAGCAGGAGCCGCACATCGTAAATTCACCGCGTGCGGCGGTCTATTTCCCTTCGACGCTGGTGATCCTCGAAGAACTCGGTCTGCTCGACGAGCTGAACGCGATCGGCTTCCAGAACCGCACCTTCGGCACCCATGTGCCCGAATTCGGCTACACCTCGGTCGTGACCACGGAACCGATCGAGGGCATCCCCTACGATTACCAGCTCCACGCCGGCCAGCACGACGTCGCCCGGGTGGCGATGGAGCACGCGCGCAAGCTGGGCGTGGAAGTGCTGTTCGAGCATGAAGTCGCGGCGCTGGAAGACGGGCCCGACGGGGTGACCGTGACGGTCAAGACTGCGGCCGGCGAGCAGGCGCTCAGCGCCAAATGGCTGATCGGCGCGGATGGCGCGCGCAGCACGGTGCGGCGGCTCGCCGGGATCGAGTTCGAAGGGCACACCTGGCCCGAGCGCTTCGTCGCCACCAATGTGAAGTTCGATTTCCGCACGCTCGGCTACCAGCAGGCCAACTTCGTCTGCGATCCCGTCAACATGGCGGTGATCGCCCAGCTCGACCGCGACGGCCTGTGGCGCTGCACCTACATGGAGGATTCGGCGCTGCCGCTGGAGACTTATGAGGAGCGCATCCACCAGCGCTACGAACACTTCATGCAGGGCAGCAAGGCTTACGAACTGGTCTCGGCCAGCCCCTACATGCTGCACCAGCGCGCGGCGGAGACGCTGCACAAGGGCCATGTGCTGCTGGCGGGCGACGCGGCCCATGCGACCAATCCCTGCGGCGGGCTGGGCCTCACCTCGGGCGTGTGGACCGGCATGGTGCTGGCCGACATCCTCGGCGCGGTGCTGCGCGGGGAGGAGGACGAAAGCATCCTCGACCGCTATTCGGACGAGCGCCGCCGGATCTTCTGGGACATCGTCACCCCGGCCGCGACCGACAACAAGCGCATGCTGCAGGAGAGCGATCCAGAGCAGCGGCAAAAGGACCTCGACGCGGTCAAGGCGCTATCCGACGATCCCGATTCGGGCGCGATGCTGATGCTGTTCGCCTATAAGGTGATCGGCGATTTGCTGCGGCGGAATTCACGCTGGAAGGATGCGGACCCGACCCCGCGGGTGAAGCTCGACATCGCGGCGCGGCAGCACCAGATTCATTAA
- a CDS encoding aldehyde dehydrogenase, translating into MVPEGVSVRNPDKLFIGGQWVAAKSGKTIEIVNPNSEEVVARVAEAGSEDMDLAVAAAREAFDKGPWPTTSPAERGAALNRMIDLLEPRIPELAAAWTAQVGGLASFAPMMHGGSLAALRGIAALGESFDWVSAKKGQGVDTVILAREPVGVVAGIAPWNAPFGIMANKVFYSLVAGCTIVMKPSPETPLEAYIIAEAAEAAGIPAGVVNLVTGEREASDHLVHNEGIDKVSFTGSTAAGKRIAEVCASRVARCSLELGGKSAAIVRDDFPIEVAAQILGNTITVMSGQVCAMLSRAVVSKHRHDELAQAIKGVMEGIKIGNSEDPETQLGPLAMKRQLERVEMYIEEGKKSGADLVTGGSRPAHLNKGYFIEPTLFANVDNTSRIAQEEIFGPVLCLIPAEDEEDAIRIANESNFGLNGSVLTTDVQAAYDISRKVRTGVMGQNGMRMEFSAPFGGFKQSGIGREGGEEGLWPYVETKTVLLDGTPATL; encoded by the coding sequence ATGGTCCCCGAAGGTGTTTCCGTCCGCAATCCCGACAAATTGTTCATCGGCGGCCAGTGGGTCGCCGCGAAGTCGGGCAAGACGATCGAGATCGTCAACCCGAACAGCGAGGAAGTCGTCGCGCGGGTAGCCGAGGCGGGCAGCGAGGACATGGACCTTGCCGTCGCCGCCGCGCGCGAGGCGTTCGACAAGGGCCCGTGGCCGACCACTTCGCCGGCCGAGCGCGGCGCGGCGCTGAACCGGATGATCGACCTGCTCGAACCCCGGATCCCCGAACTCGCCGCGGCCTGGACCGCGCAGGTCGGCGGGCTCGCCAGCTTCGCCCCGATGATGCACGGCGGCTCGCTCGCCGCGCTGCGCGGGATCGCGGCACTCGGCGAAAGCTTCGACTGGGTCTCGGCCAAGAAGGGCCAGGGCGTCGATACGGTGATCCTCGCGCGCGAGCCGGTCGGCGTGGTCGCCGGCATCGCGCCGTGGAACGCGCCCTTTGGGATCATGGCGAACAAGGTGTTCTACTCGCTGGTCGCCGGCTGCACGATCGTGATGAAGCCTTCGCCGGAAACTCCGCTCGAAGCCTATATCATCGCCGAAGCGGCCGAAGCGGCGGGCATCCCGGCGGGCGTGGTCAACCTCGTTACCGGCGAGCGTGAGGCTTCCGACCACCTGGTCCACAACGAGGGGATCGACAAGGTCAGCTTCACCGGCTCGACCGCTGCGGGCAAGCGCATCGCCGAAGTCTGCGCCAGCCGCGTCGCGCGCTGCAGCCTCGAACTCGGCGGCAAGTCGGCCGCGATCGTTCGCGACGATTTCCCGATCGAGGTCGCCGCGCAGATCCTCGGCAACACCATCACCGTGATGAGCGGGCAGGTCTGCGCGATGCTCAGCCGCGCGGTCGTCTCCAAGCACCGTCACGACGAGCTCGCCCAGGCGATCAAGGGCGTGATGGAAGGGATCAAGATCGGCAACAGCGAAGATCCGGAAACCCAGCTCGGGCCGCTCGCGATGAAGCGCCAGCTCGAACGGGTCGAGATGTATATCGAGGAAGGCAAGAAGAGCGGCGCGGATCTCGTCACCGGCGGCAGCCGCCCCGCGCATCTGAACAAGGGTTACTTCATCGAGCCGACCCTGTTCGCCAATGTCGACAACACCAGTCGCATCGCACAGGAGGAAATCTTCGGACCCGTCCTGTGCCTGATCCCGGCCGAGGATGAGGAAGACGCGATCCGCATCGCGAACGAAAGCAATTTCGGCCTCAACGGCTCGGTTCTGACCACCGACGTGCAGGCGGCCTATGACATCAGCCGCAAGGTACGCACCGGGGTGATGGGCCAGAACGGCATGCGGATGGAGTTCTCGGCACCGTTTGGCGGCTTCAAGCAGTCGGGTATCGGCCGCGAAGGCGGCGAGGAGGGCCTGTGGCCTTACGTCGAGACGAAGACGGTTCTGCTTGACGGGACGCCCGCTACCCTCTGA
- a CDS encoding nuclear transport factor 2 family protein, giving the protein MSTIPIEDRLGLMDLIADYSWALDTGDADGLVECFTEDCLMSEEVFDEPDIWEGHESIRGLMKHYANAPGFPGRQHHVTQIKYFPQDDGSVKLKSFAFVTECEGEPPMVLRFAGWYDDHAVKSADGKWRFQRRIVRLWDGEVLKNFPGKGEWVPRKRPASLIIKK; this is encoded by the coding sequence ATGAGCACGATCCCGATCGAAGACCGCCTGGGCCTGATGGACCTGATCGCCGATTATAGCTGGGCACTCGACACCGGCGACGCCGACGGATTGGTCGAATGCTTCACCGAAGACTGCTTGATGAGCGAGGAAGTGTTCGACGAACCCGACATCTGGGAAGGCCACGAGAGCATCCGCGGGCTGATGAAGCATTATGCCAATGCGCCGGGCTTCCCGGGCCGCCAGCACCACGTGACCCAGATCAAGTATTTTCCGCAAGACGACGGCTCGGTGAAGCTGAAAAGCTTCGCCTTCGTCACCGAATGCGAAGGCGAGCCGCCAATGGTGCTGCGTTTCGCCGGCTGGTACGACGACCACGCGGTCAAGAGCGCCGACGGCAAATGGCGCTTCCAGCGCCGGATCGTGCGGCTGTGGGACGGCGAAGTGCTGAAGAACTTCCCCGGCAAGGGCGAATGGGTGCCGCGCAAGCGCCCGGCTTCGCTGATCATCAAGAAGTAA
- a CDS encoding ester cyclase, which produces MRAAILAVLMMTIGSAAAAEENKAMTAPAPVVAQDQAALLKSDDPKLAANKRLVYDMYRIVLQAGLSGRAHEFIAEGYVQHNPNAGQGLAGIVDYIKATRPEREIKPVLDLPLINLLAEGDYVTTAFVRPEKDAKGETYYSSWFDLYRIENGKIVEHWDPMLKSDAKIDPNDKKL; this is translated from the coding sequence ATGCGTGCGGCGATCCTGGCGGTTTTGATGATGACGATCGGCAGCGCCGCCGCAGCGGAGGAGAATAAGGCAATGACGGCACCCGCACCGGTAGTGGCACAGGATCAGGCAGCCCTGCTGAAAAGCGACGATCCCAAGCTCGCGGCGAACAAGCGGCTGGTTTACGACATGTACCGGATCGTGCTGCAGGCCGGCCTGTCGGGTCGCGCGCACGAGTTCATCGCCGAGGGCTATGTCCAGCACAATCCGAATGCCGGGCAGGGGCTCGCGGGCATCGTCGATTACATCAAGGCGACCCGGCCCGAGCGGGAAATCAAGCCGGTGCTCGACCTGCCGCTGATCAATCTGCTGGCCGAGGGCGACTACGTCACCACCGCCTTCGTCCGCCCGGAGAAGGACGCAAAGGGCGAAACCTATTATTCGAGCTGGTTCGATCTCTACCGGATCGAGAACGGCAAGATCGTCGAGCACTGGGACCCGATGCTGAAGTCCGACGCGAAGATCGATCCGAACGACAAGAAACTATAA
- a CDS encoding SDR family oxidoreductase: MGKIIVTGASGQFGNAAAKLLLETVPAEDLIVLSRTTDKLAEFAEAGASVHAADFDDPASLLAAMAGGERMLLISTTRVGTRVQQHTNAVEAAKANGVKHVVYTSILGCGKPGNPSVEQFDHLATERMIEQSGLAWTHLRDSLYAEAVATAMAIPALQAGHKPENAGMGLCPIVSRDDCVAIAVGVLTQEGHENKAYDVTGPELWALPDAMALVAQMAGKPIEIEPVDDEGMYRYFDSLGVARKASDVVPDGPIPWASEGMVTFGQSIREGFMDVVSNDVERITGRPPRTLRSVLEQYQGLWPA; encoded by the coding sequence ATGGGCAAGATCATCGTGACCGGCGCGTCCGGTCAGTTCGGTAACGCGGCGGCGAAGCTGCTGCTCGAGACAGTTCCGGCGGAGGACCTGATCGTCCTGTCGCGCACGACCGACAAGCTCGCCGAGTTTGCCGAAGCCGGCGCCAGCGTCCACGCGGCCGATTTCGACGATCCCGCCAGCCTGCTCGCGGCGATGGCAGGCGGCGAGCGGATGCTGCTGATTTCGACCACCCGGGTCGGCACCCGGGTCCAGCAGCACACCAATGCGGTCGAGGCGGCGAAGGCCAACGGCGTGAAGCACGTCGTCTACACCTCGATCCTCGGCTGCGGGAAGCCGGGCAACCCCTCGGTCGAGCAGTTCGACCACCTCGCGACCGAGCGCATGATCGAGCAGTCCGGCCTTGCCTGGACCCATCTGCGCGACAGTCTCTATGCCGAAGCGGTCGCCACCGCGATGGCTATTCCGGCGCTGCAGGCCGGGCACAAGCCTGAGAACGCCGGCATGGGCCTGTGCCCGATCGTCAGCCGCGACGATTGCGTGGCGATCGCGGTCGGTGTGCTGACGCAGGAAGGGCATGAGAACAAGGCCTATGACGTGACCGGGCCCGAGCTGTGGGCGCTGCCCGATGCGATGGCGCTGGTGGCGCAGATGGCCGGCAAGCCGATCGAGATCGAGCCGGTCGATGACGAGGGCATGTATCGCTATTTCGATTCGCTTGGCGTTGCGCGCAAGGCGTCCGACGTCGTGCCCGATGGTCCGATTCCGTGGGCGAGCGAGGGCATGGTGACCTTCGGCCAGTCGATTCGCGAAGGCTTTATGGATGTCGTCTCGAACGACGTCGAACGCATCACCGGCCGGCCGCCGCGAACTTTGCGCTCGGTGCTAGAGCAGTACCAAGGGCTGTGGCCGGCATGA
- a CDS encoding cytochrome c encodes MKQSRLIPVLACSALMLVGFAACSQAEETPAPAPAKAGGPQPAPDPVTLVSRPNATGGEKLYVEKCIMCHGANGMGYGLLARRAKGFEPDLEKRQDLAKAYIIMAARRGIGNMPAIPRGEVSDAELAQIADYLASHKGPSQ; translated from the coding sequence ATGAAGCAGTCCCGACTCATCCCGGTCCTCGCCTGCTCGGCGCTGATGCTCGTCGGGTTCGCCGCCTGCTCGCAGGCCGAGGAAACCCCGGCGCCCGCTCCGGCCAAGGCTGGCGGCCCCCAACCCGCGCCCGATCCGGTCACGCTGGTCTCGCGGCCCAATGCGACCGGGGGCGAGAAGCTCTATGTCGAGAAATGCATCATGTGCCACGGTGCCAACGGCATGGGTTACGGCTTGCTCGCGCGGCGCGCGAAGGGCTTCGAGCCCGATCTCGAGAAACGGCAGGACCTGGCCAAGGCCTATATTATCATGGCCGCGCGCCGGGGCATCGGCAACATGCCGGCGATCCCGCGCGGAGAGGTCAGCGATGCCGAACTGGCGCAGATCGCCGACTATCTCGCGAGCCACAAGGGGCCGTCGCAATGA